From the genome of Aquila chrysaetos chrysaetos chromosome 8, bAquChr1.4, whole genome shotgun sequence:
gctgggcaggtgggctgcaggggctgtgcgggagggaggggagagagggaggggagtgGAGGAGGCTGATGAGGAAGCGGGGAAGAGTCATTAGCTGCCAAACGCCAGAATATAATTAGCACCAGAAATAACAGACTGGGGCTGACGGTAGAAGTGGCAACTGGATGTTACGACTTCCAAGACACATGGCTGAACCCACACAGGCAGGTGCTGCCGCCTGCCTGCCCCggtcctcccccccccctcctgcccccacccTGGTGGCTGCCCGGGACCCCCGGCCCTGCTCCAGGCACCGATGCCTGCATGGCCCCTCTGCGGGCTGGGGCCCCCCAGGGATAACCCCGGCCACCCCCGGCTGCACGGGGGCTGCTAGCCCAGGGCTCATGTGGGCTCCCTGTGGGGCTGGGCGAGCCGCCAGGAGGTGGAGGGGccggggaggaaggagggggccCCGCTCTGCCACCCCCAGCCGGTACCAGccttgctgccagcagccctgtTTGTTCCCAGCCTGCGCGGCAGCCCGGAAATCTCCCCGAGCTCTTGGCTTTTGGCTGTGCCGCCGCTGCCAGCGCCGGGGAGAGTGgcagtggcggggggggggcacgggctGCGGGGTTGGGGTGCGGGGCACAGGTGGGCTCTGTGCCCTCCTGTACCCCTCTGGCTGTGGGagccctgctgctgtgctggggggggggtgtcgtgGGGCAGAGGGGCTCTGGGGTGTGCGGCCACcgctgctgcctctgcccggCCCCTCGAGGAGGTGGGAGGCAGCGGTTCGGGGGCTGCAACCCCCACTCCCATGCCCAGGGTGCTGCCCGTCCCTGCTTTCGCCCCGGCTGCGCTGCAGACAAGCCCCTGCGGTGCCGGCCCGGCCCGTGCCCGGCTGGTGGGTGCTGCGGGGTCCAGGGAGGTGCCGGCTGCAGGCGggggtgcggggctggggggcgtGCTGATTGACAACATGTGGGCGAGCAGGCTTGCGTGGGAGCCCTCGTGTGGGCCGGGAGCCGGTGCTGCGTCAGGAGGGGTAAATATAGCACCCGCTCACGAGGACGTCACGCGGTGCGCGGCGCGGGGGCCCGCGCTCCGGTGGGGGGGGGCCCGGTGGCCCCTCTCTGAGCCCCCCTGGCTGAGCTACGGTGTGCAAGAGCCATGCCTCTGCCTGGGGTACTGGCTGCCCTTCCGGACCCCACGGCCTCCGGGGCCCGAAACCACCAAGGGCTGGGGCCGAGCGCGATGCCGGGGTGGTGGTGGCTCCGTCGGCCCATCGTTCCCAGCACGGAGTGGGtttggggctgctggggcagtgGGGAGCCCACCCAGCCTGCACCCCCATGCCGGGCGAAGGGCATCTCTCCGGCTCAGTCCCTGTCCATGGCGGGCAGCGGCCGTCCTCGTGCAGGTGGCCCCGCACCCGCTGAGCGACGCTCCCGTCTGCGCAGGCATGGACTTCCACAAGGAACTGCACCGCATCGAGGCCAaggaggggctgcggggccgcaAGCTGCAGAAGGCGCTGGAGAGCTTCGCCTGGAACATCACCGTCCTGAAGGTGAGGGGCGAGGGCTGcgcggccccctccccgccccgccgacCCGCACCCAGGGGATGCTCCGTGAGCACCGGGGATGGCATGGACCCATTCAGGGGGTCCAGGCGGTGCCCGCACCCAGCAAGCCCCCATCCCGGGTGCTGGCCGGTGGGGCAGCCCATGTTCCGCACAGGGGGTCCGGGCATCCCGAGCGGCacagccccggggccggccccTGATGCCCTCTCGCCGCACAGGGCCAGGCTGACCTTCTCAAGCACGCCAAGGCTGAGGCGCTGGACAACCTGTGGCAGATCCACAACGCGGGACAGTCCTGCGGCATCGGCAGGAATGGCTCGGCCTCGCCGGAGCCCTCCCGGCTACGCACCCCGCTGGAGCCCATCCCCGAGACGGAAGGGAGCGGCGACACGGCGTCCTGCTGACCCCGGCCTGGGGCTCGGGGGCCCGGACAGAGCGCTCCCCTGCCCGCGGGGGCCAGGACCAGGGAGCCCCAGCCTGCTGACGgatgggcagctgcctgcccgcAGGCTCAGTGTGCACGGAGGGATGTGTGCGGGGCTGGGTACCCGCGCTCTGTCGTGCCGAGGGGCTGCGGCGGGGACCAGTGGGGAGGTTGGGGAGGggtgtccctgctcctgcttgccccccccccgcccagctcCCAGGGCCTCATCCATCCCCCCCAACATCTGCTTCTGGAGCAAGCGCCCTGCTGCGGGGCCGGCGTGGATGCTGGCACCCCGGTGCCTGCATGCATGtacccccagcctgctgtgccAGACTCCTCTTGTAAAAGTAGCCCCGGGACTGGGCTCCTGCTCCCGTCCAGGGCCAGAAGTTTTGCCTTCGCCAACCCTGGGGAAAACCTGCCTGGCGGGAAGGGTCCTGGCCAGTCCCAGTCCCCTCTCCATGGGGCAGCGggtcccttctcctccctggcGTGCCTGGGGCCCCTGCTGTGCAGAGGGGCCGGGAGGCTCTGGGGTGCAGttgctgggggagctggggggggggccgctgGAGACCGGCCTGGGCAGCAGATGCGGCCTCTGGCATCAGAGAAATGTCGGGGCTCGTCCTCCAGGGCGTGGGGGTCCCGGCACAAGCAATGGGCGAGGGGCGGTCTGGGGTCAGACCGGGGCTGTGGAGCGTTATAAAGAGTGTGAGACCCACTGTGgtgccctgctgctccctccgCGCGCTTGGTGCGGGGCGAAGGTGGGGTGGGGTCACCAAAGCGGATGGAGGGTGGCACGGGGTACGGGGACCCTGGCGGCATCATCCCTCCCACGGCACCAGCTGAGCGCAGGGCGACGGCTCCCCACGTCAAGGAGCCGTGCGGCTGCCCGGCACCCCTTTGTTCAGGGAAGTAATTAGCCTAATGGGGCCACGAGGAGTGGACCcgtgtgctgctgctgtcgGGAGCAGGCCAGCGCCTCCCCAGTGCTGACCTTCAGCCCCTTTGTGCCAGCCTGGCCGCAGGGCCCGTGGGCAATTATGGCCTCATTAGTGCCATACGCCATGGCCACTGCGCCCAGCCGGTGAGCTCCCACACAATGAGGAGCTGCAAATGAGGGGAAAGGCCTGGCTGGTCTCCGAGCTACCGGCCACAGCGCACCCGTGTCTCCCAGAGACCGGCTGCTCCCGCCTGGCCCCAACGGTATTTTTGGCACCGCTATTGTGCCAGGCCCTATAAAGTGGTGGCTGCGGTGGGTGGCACAGGGTGCTGTTCTCTTGGCTGCCTGGCAGGACAtgccccagcactgctcagctgcCTGAAGACCCCAGGAAGGATGGAGGTGCCCAATGCCAAGGTGGGGCTGGggtgctgcagcctgtggggttGGGAGGACATTGATGGGGAGGAGGTTAGGATGTGGGGCCAGAGGTCTGGGGGTGTCGGAGGGCCTGGCCGGTTCCTTGGGAAGCCCTGAGTGCgcagctctgccccagggcTCCCCAGCTGTGGCCAGCAGCCGActgggggggctcagccccatgTGGGCTCCTCGGGAGGGAGTTGGGCACGTGGTGCCTGCGGCGTCAAGCATGGGTGCTCTCGCTGGTTGTCCTGTGGCACTTGgtggtgaggggaaggtgtttgcCGCAGCTGCCTTGTGCCGGAGCAGGGCAGGTGTGCCGGTGAGGTCACCAGCATCTGGCTGCTGGTCAGAGCGTGGGTGGGCCTGTGATTGCTCAGGCTGGTGGGAGGGTGCGGGGAgcagcagtcccagctcccCTGGGGGTGCGGTGCTGGCTGTGCCCCAGGGCACTGAAGGGTGATGCTCCAGGTGCACCCTGGATGTGGGGCTGGGTCTCAGCAGCAGTGGGGACAagcaagcagcactgcagcaacCAGGGCAGACGGAAGCCGAGACACCGGTATGCACGGCAGGACCggggggcagccctggggctgtgcAGCCCCCCCTCTCCAGCACTGCAGGCTGCCCTGCACTAACGCTGCCCATTGCTCCGGCAGCTCCAGCGAGCTGCCTGCCtcttgctcctgctcctgctctgctccctggccGCTGCCCGGCAGAGTCTGCCCGAGTGCTGCCGGCAGAAGACCTGCTCCTGCCGCATCTATGACCTCCTGCATGGCATGGGCAACCATGCCGCCGGCATCCTCACGCTGGGCAAGAGGAAGAGCATCCCACCGGCCTTCCAGAGCCGGCTCTACCGCCTGCTGCACGGCTCTGGCAACCACGCCGCGGGCATCCTCACCATGGGCAAGCGCGGGGAGCACCCTGGTTCTGCCTGCCACGACGCATCGGGCTGCCCTGTGGGTGCGGATGCCCAGCCGACACCAGCGCTGCGGGGCACTGACACCAGCCCTACCAGCCTCAGGGAGTGCCAAGGACACTCGGGGAAGGACGTGACCAAGAGTCAGGCCGAGGGAGCTGCGAAGAGCTTTTACTGAGAGGGATGGGAGCAGCCGGAGCAGGGAGGGGATCCCTGGGGGGATGGACCCCGGGGACACAAGCCCGGAGCTCAGTGTAAATAGCACTTTCACATACCTCCTCCTGGCCCTGGCCGAGCCTGCTCAGGGCACCGCAGGCACCGCTGGCCTTTTACAATAAACGGTAGCCT
Proteins encoded in this window:
- the HCRT gene encoding orexin, yielding MSGLVLQGVGVPAQAMGEGRSGVRPGLWSVIKSVRPTVVPCCSLRALGERPGWSPSYRPQRTRVSQRPAAPAWPQRYFWHRYCARPYKVVAAVGGTGCCSLGCLAGHAPALLSCLKTPGRMEVPNAKLQRAACLLLLLLLCSLAAARQSLPECCRQKTCSCRIYDLLHGMGNHAAGILTLGKRKSIPPAFQSRLYRLLHGSGNHAAGILTMGKRGEHPGSACHDASGCPVGADAQPTPALRGTDTSPTSLRECQGHSGKDVTKSQAEGAAKSFY